A portion of the Agelaius phoeniceus isolate bAgePho1 chromosome 29, bAgePho1.hap1, whole genome shotgun sequence genome contains these proteins:
- the BABAM1 gene encoding BRISC and BRCA1-A complex member 1 isoform X5, with product MVAAGHPKGLQLPAALPRRHFRRSPSGGERGPRHREPPGLGSQPHSTPKPADFGVPAAAHPPVLGCQPRSFGMDTSEPGSAAEDEEEKVPEVRPRTRSNPEGAEDRAPSGPGSVGSRGEAPGNRGEAPGNRGEAPGNRSEGEGEAASAGHSPPGQPGTAWHGPGSHGQHGEVTVRTPRVNCPEKVIICLDLAEEMAVPKLESFNGCRSNALTVAQKMIEMFVRTKHKIDKSHEFALVVVNNDATWPAEGGAAGDRQCPDHPPALRGQNHPGVWAPALPAPLLWGRARQEAAAVPLFLLRRRLHPQRGG from the exons ATGGTGGCGGCGGGGCATCCAAAGGGACTACAACTCCCAGCAGCCCTTCCGCGGCGCCATTTCCGGCGGAGCCCGAGCGGCGGTGAGCG GGGTCCCAGGCACAGAGAACCCCCAGGTTTGGGGTCCCAGCCTCACAGCACCCCCAAACCcgctgattttggggtgccaGCCGCAGCACACCCCCCGGTTTTGGGGTGCCAGCCCCGCAGTTTCGGGATGGACACGTCGGAGCCGGGCAGCGCGGccgaggatgaggaggagaaggTTCCAGAAGTTCGGCCCCGCACCCGCTCCAACCCCGAAGGCGCCGAGGACCGAGCCCCGAgcgggccaggcagcgtgggcAGCCGGGGAGAGGCCCCGGGGAACCGGGGAGAGGCTCCGGGGAACCGGGGAGAGGCTCCGGGGAACCGCAGCGAGGGCGAGGGGGAGGCGGCCAGCgccgggcacagcccccccGGGCAGCCTGGCACGGCCTGGCACGGCCCGGGCAGCCACGGGCAGCACGGCGAGGTGACCGTCAGAACACCACGGGTGAACTGCCCCGAGAAGGTG atcatctgcctggacctggcCGAGGAGATGGCAGTGCCCAAACTGGAGTCCTTCAATGg GTGCCGCAGCAATGCCCTGACGGTGGCCCAGAAGATGATCGAGATGTTCGTCAGGACCAAACACAAAATCGACAAAAGCCACGAGTTCGCCCTGGTGGTGGTGAACAACGATGCCACCTGG CCAGCAGAAGGTGGAGCTGCCGGTGACCGACAATGTCCAGACCATCCCCCCGCCCTTCGTGGTCAGAACCATCCTGGTGTTTGGGCGCCCGCGCTGCCAGCCCCACTTCTGTGGGGGCGAGCACGTCAAG aagctgctgcagtgcccctATTTCTTCTTCGACGTCGTTTACATCCACAACGGGGTGGATGA
- the BABAM1 gene encoding BRISC and BRCA1-A complex member 1 isoform X3, which produces MVAAGHPKGLQLPAALPRRHFRRSPSGGERGPRHREPPGLGSQPHSTPKPADFGVPAAAHPPVLGCQPRSFGMDTSEPGSAAEDEEEKVPEVRPRTRSNPEGAEDRAPSGPGSVGSRGEAPGNRGEAPGNRGEAPGNRSEGEGEAASAGHSPPGQPGTAWHGPGSHGQHGEVTVRTPRVNCPEKVIICLDLAEEMAVPKLESFNGCRSNALTVAQKMIEMFVRTKHKIDKSHEFALVVVNNDATWLSGFTSDPREVCSCLYDLDTVVCQSFNLDGLFNLISCCSAPISSSTSFTSTTGWMKRKTRAAGRTCSGFSAAWTPKAPTTSTRWPWRGRRWSCTTAWPSCWRIPCSGPARATHTTGCWTAGTAPRGRPPTEAGDRPPSEGTAPREGTALREQARGRCHRLRGRP; this is translated from the exons ATGGTGGCGGCGGGGCATCCAAAGGGACTACAACTCCCAGCAGCCCTTCCGCGGCGCCATTTCCGGCGGAGCCCGAGCGGCGGTGAGCG GGGTCCCAGGCACAGAGAACCCCCAGGTTTGGGGTCCCAGCCTCACAGCACCCCCAAACCcgctgattttggggtgccaGCCGCAGCACACCCCCCGGTTTTGGGGTGCCAGCCCCGCAGTTTCGGGATGGACACGTCGGAGCCGGGCAGCGCGGccgaggatgaggaggagaaggTTCCAGAAGTTCGGCCCCGCACCCGCTCCAACCCCGAAGGCGCCGAGGACCGAGCCCCGAgcgggccaggcagcgtgggcAGCCGGGGAGAGGCCCCGGGGAACCGGGGAGAGGCTCCGGGGAACCGGGGAGAGGCTCCGGGGAACCGCAGCGAGGGCGAGGGGGAGGCGGCCAGCgccgggcacagcccccccGGGCAGCCTGGCACGGCCTGGCACGGCCCGGGCAGCCACGGGCAGCACGGCGAGGTGACCGTCAGAACACCACGGGTGAACTGCCCCGAGAAGGTG atcatctgcctggacctggcCGAGGAGATGGCAGTGCCCAAACTGGAGTCCTTCAATGg GTGCCGCAGCAATGCCCTGACGGTGGCCCAGAAGATGATCGAGATGTTCGTCAGGACCAAACACAAAATCGACAAAAGCCACGAGTTCGCCCTGGTGGTGGTGAACAACGATGCCACCTGG CTCTCGGGGTTCACGTCAGACCCACGTGAGGTTTGCAGCTGCCTCTACGACCTGGACACTGTCGTGTGCCAGTCCTTCA ATCTGGATGGGCTCTTCAACCTCAT aagctgctgcagtgcccctATTTCTTCTTCGACGTCGTTTACATCCACAACGGGGTGGATGAAAAGGAAGACGAGAGCAGCTGGAAG gacatGTTCGGGTTTTTCGGCAGCCTGGACACCAAAGGCACCAACTACAAGTACGAGGTGGCCCTGGCGGGGCCGGCGCTGGAGCTGCACAACTGCATGGCCAAGCTGCTGGCGCATCCCCTGCAGCGGCCCTGCCAGAGCCACGCACACTACGGGCTGCTGGACGGCGGGGACAGCCCCGAGGGGGAGGCCACCAACTGAGGCAGGGGACAGGCCACCCTCTGAGGGGACAGCCCCAAGAGAGGGGACAGCCCTGAGGGAACAGGCCCGAGGGCGATGCCACCGCCTGAGGGGACGACCCTGA
- the BABAM1 gene encoding BRISC and BRCA1-A complex member 1 isoform X4 translates to MDTSEPGSAAEDEEEKVPEVRPRTRSNPEGAEDRAPSGPGSVGSRGEAPGNRGEAPGNRGEAPGNRSEGEGEAASAGHSPPGQPGTAWHGPGSHGQHGEVTVRTPRVNCPEKVIICLDLAEEMAVPKLESFNGCRSNALTVAQKMIEMFVRTKHKIDKSHEFALVVVNNDATWLSGFTSDPREVCSCLYDLDTVVCQSFNLDGLFNLIQQKVELPVTDNVQTIPPPFVVRTILVFGRPRCQPHFCGGEHVKKLLQCPYFFFDVVYIHNGVDEKEDESSWKDMFGFFGSLDTKGTNYKYEVALAGPALELHNCMAKLLAHPLQRPCQSHAHYGLLDGGDSPEGEATN, encoded by the exons ATGGACACGTCGGAGCCGGGCAGCGCGGccgaggatgaggaggagaaggTTCCAGAAGTTCGGCCCCGCACCCGCTCCAACCCCGAAGGCGCCGAGGACCGAGCCCCGAgcgggccaggcagcgtgggcAGCCGGGGAGAGGCCCCGGGGAACCGGGGAGAGGCTCCGGGGAACCGGGGAGAGGCTCCGGGGAACCGCAGCGAGGGCGAGGGGGAGGCGGCCAGCgccgggcacagcccccccGGGCAGCCTGGCACGGCCTGGCACGGCCCGGGCAGCCACGGGCAGCACGGCGAGGTGACCGTCAGAACACCACGGGTGAACTGCCCCGAGAAGGTG atcatctgcctggacctggcCGAGGAGATGGCAGTGCCCAAACTGGAGTCCTTCAATGg GTGCCGCAGCAATGCCCTGACGGTGGCCCAGAAGATGATCGAGATGTTCGTCAGGACCAAACACAAAATCGACAAAAGCCACGAGTTCGCCCTGGTGGTGGTGAACAACGATGCCACCTGG CTCTCGGGGTTCACGTCAGACCCACGTGAGGTTTGCAGCTGCCTCTACGACCTGGACACTGTCGTGTGCCAGTCCTTCA ATCTGGATGGGCTCTTCAACCTCAT CCAGCAGAAGGTGGAGCTGCCGGTGACCGACAATGTCCAGACCATCCCCCCGCCCTTCGTGGTCAGAACCATCCTGGTGTTTGGGCGCCCGCGCTGCCAGCCCCACTTCTGTGGGGGCGAGCACGTCAAG aagctgctgcagtgcccctATTTCTTCTTCGACGTCGTTTACATCCACAACGGGGTGGATGAAAAGGAAGACGAGAGCAGCTGGAAG gacatGTTCGGGTTTTTCGGCAGCCTGGACACCAAAGGCACCAACTACAAGTACGAGGTGGCCCTGGCGGGGCCGGCGCTGGAGCTGCACAACTGCATGGCCAAGCTGCTGGCGCATCCCCTGCAGCGGCCCTGCCAGAGCCACGCACACTACGGGCTGCTGGACGGCGGGGACAGCCCCGAGGGGGAGGCCACCAACTGA
- the GTPBP3 gene encoding 5-taurinomethyluridine-[tRNA] synthase subunit GTPB3, mitochondrial: protein MALSGAVRAARGRCARALRSAVPPAAGTGATRGTGDTRGTGATRGTGDTRGTGDTIFALSSAPGRCGVAVIRASGPGSGAALRSLTGTPEPPPRVMALRRIQDPQTTETLDRGLVVWFPGPRSFTGEDCAELHVHGGPAVVSGVLRALGRLPGLRPAEPGEFTRRAFAHGKLDLTAAEGLRDLIGAETEAQRRQALRQMEGDLGRLYQRWSHSLTQALAHLEAYIDFSEDDNVEEEVLTQVRVTVQALLQELRGHLRDGRRGELLRGGVRAVIAGPPNVGKSSLLNLLCRRPAAIVSPTAGTTRDVLEVALDIGGYPLVLSDTAGLRQATDPVEREGVARARARLCQADLVLAVLDATSVPPTPVALEAALAVLEPPPGTPCVLVLNKADLLGGHGGSLSATSAQGPPATLLSCGGSPSATGAQGQGPPATLLSCKTGEGLEALLELLTQQLAQLCGDPLLGSPSLTQSRHSRHLGACAAALERFGDLGDSGDLAVAAEQLRVARRELGRITGHVGAEDVLDIIFRDFCVGK, encoded by the exons GTGTGCGCGGGCTCTGCGCTCGGCGGTGCCACCTGCGGCGGGCACAGGTGCCACCCGgggcacaggtgacaccagaGGCACAGGTGCCACCCGGGGCACAGGTGACACCCGGGGCACAGGTGACACCATCTTCGCGCTGTCCTCGGCGCCGGGGCGCTGCGGCGTGGCCGTGATCCGGGCCAGCGGgccgggcagcggggccgccctGCGCAGCCTCACCGGGACCCCCGAGCCCCCGCCCCGGGTCATGGCCCTGCGGCGCATCCAGGACCCCCAGACCACCGAGACCCTGGACAGGGGGCTCGTAGTGTGGTTCCCAG GGCCCCGCAGCTTTACCGGGGAGGACTGCGCCGAGCTGCACGTGCACGGGGGGCCCGCCGTGGTCAGCGGGGTGCTGCGGGCCCTGG GCCGTTTGCCGGGGCTGCGTCCGGCCGAGCCGGGCGAGTTCACCCGCCGGGCGTTTGCCCACGGCAAGCTGGACCTGACGGCGGCCGAGGGGCTGCGGGACCTCATCGGGGCCGAGACGGAGGCACAGCGGCGCCAGGCGCTCCGGCAGATGGAGGGCGACCTGGGCCGGCTCTACCAGCGCTGGAGCCACTCCCTCACCCAG GCACTCGCCCACCTGGAGGCCTACATCGACTTCAGCGAGGATGACAACGTGGAGGAAGAGGTTCTGACCCAAG TGCGTGTCACCGTGCAggcgctgctgcaggagctccgGGGCCACCTGCGGGACGGGCGCCGGGGGGAGCTGCTGCGGGGGGGGGTCCGGGCCGTCATCGCCGGCCCCCCCAACGTGGGCAAGAGCAGCCTGCTCAACCTGCTCT GTCGGCGCCCGGCCGCCATCGTGTCCCCCACGGCGGGCACCACGCGGGACGTGCTGGAGGTGGCCCTGGACATCGGGGGGTACCCGCTGGTGCTCAGTGACACCGCGGGGCTGCGCCAGGCCACCGACCCTGTGGAGCGCGAGGGGGTGGCCCGGGCACGCGCCCG gctgtgccaggctgacctggtgctggcagtgctggatgcCACCTCGGTGCCACCCACGCCGGTGGCTCTGGAGGCAgcgctggcagtgctggagccgCCCCCGGGCACCCCCTGCGTGCTGGTGCTCAACAAGGCCGACCTGctgggggggcacggggggtccctgagtgccaccagtgcccaggGACCCCCTGCCACCCTCCTGTCCTGTGGGGGGTCCCCGAGTGCCAccggtgcccagggacagggaccccctgcCACCCTCCTGTCCTGCAAGACGGGCGAGGGGCTGGAGgcgctgctggagctgctgacacaacagctggcacagct GTGCGGGGATCCCCTcctgggctctcccagcctgacTCAGAGCAGGCACAGCCGCCACCTCGGGGCGTGCGCGGCGGCCCTGGAGCGCTttggggaccttggggacagcggggacctGGCGGTGGCGGCCGAGCAGCTGCGGGTGGCGCGGCGGGAGCTGGGCAGGATCACCGGGCACGTGGGCGCCGAGGACGTCCTGGATAtcatttttagggatttttgtgTCGGGAAGTGA
- the CCDC194 gene encoding coiled-coil domain-containing protein 194 has translation MDPAVPRATLKVLALCAALLLLVAAVTVAVALLLWRSEALGKLRGCQERAANESRELGTRLAELERHRERLQSDGDALRRELARARRDSSRDNASLVSCRQRAARLEANVTALGDELVALRRERAQLAGDKAALQEEVARGAEQARGLRRRLQEALEEQRERRERCEARQRELQDSLRDYAAELEALRRRGRDRGSGRRCPPGQRKG, from the exons ATGGACCCCGCGGTGCCCCGGGCCACGCTGAAGGTGCTGGCGCTGTGcgcggcgctgctgctgctggtggcggCGGTGACAGTGGCggtggccctgctgctgtggcgCTCCGAGGCGCTGGGGAAGCTGCGCGGCTGCCAGGAGCGGGCGGCGAACGAGAGCCGGGAGCTCGGGACGCGCCTGGCGGAGCTGGAGCGGCACCGGGAACGGCTGCAGAGCGACGGGGACGCGCTGCGCCGGGAGCTGGCACGGGCAcggagggacagcagcagggacaatGCCAGCCTCGTGTCCTGCCGCCAGCGGGCG gccaggctggaggccaATGTCACCGCGCTGGGGGACGAGCTGGTGGCGCTGCGGCGCGAGCGGGCGCAGCTGGCCGGTGACAAAGCGGCGCTGCAAG AGGAGGTGGCGCGGGGCGCGGAGCAGGCGCGGGggctgcggcggcggctgcAGGAGGCGCtggaggagcagcgggagcgCCGGGAGCGCTGCGAGGCGCgacagagggagctgcaggacagcct ccgAGATTACGCGGCCGAGCTGGAGGCGctgcggcggcggggccgggacaGAGGCAGCGGGCGCAGGTGTCCCCCGGGCCAGCG GAAGGGCTGA
- the BABAM1 gene encoding BRISC and BRCA1-A complex member 1 isoform X1: MVAAGHPKGLQLPAALPRRHFRRSPSGGERGPRHREPPGLGSQPHSTPKPADFGVPAAAHPPVLGCQPRSFGMDTSEPGSAAEDEEEKVPEVRPRTRSNPEGAEDRAPSGPGSVGSRGEAPGNRGEAPGNRGEAPGNRSEGEGEAASAGHSPPGQPGTAWHGPGSHGQHGEVTVRTPRVNCPEKVIICLDLAEEMAVPKLESFNGCRSNALTVAQKMIEMFVRTKHKIDKSHEFALVVVNNDATWLSGFTSDPREVCSCLYDLDTVVCQSFNLDGLFNLIQQKVELPVTDNVQTIPPPFVVRTILVFGRPRCQPHFCGGEHVKKLLQCPYFFFDVVYIHNGVDEKEDESSWKDMFGFFGSLDTKGTNYKYEVALAGPALELHNCMAKLLAHPLQRPCQSHAHYGLLDGGDSPEGEATN, from the exons ATGGTGGCGGCGGGGCATCCAAAGGGACTACAACTCCCAGCAGCCCTTCCGCGGCGCCATTTCCGGCGGAGCCCGAGCGGCGGTGAGCG GGGTCCCAGGCACAGAGAACCCCCAGGTTTGGGGTCCCAGCCTCACAGCACCCCCAAACCcgctgattttggggtgccaGCCGCAGCACACCCCCCGGTTTTGGGGTGCCAGCCCCGCAGTTTCGGGATGGACACGTCGGAGCCGGGCAGCGCGGccgaggatgaggaggagaaggTTCCAGAAGTTCGGCCCCGCACCCGCTCCAACCCCGAAGGCGCCGAGGACCGAGCCCCGAgcgggccaggcagcgtgggcAGCCGGGGAGAGGCCCCGGGGAACCGGGGAGAGGCTCCGGGGAACCGGGGAGAGGCTCCGGGGAACCGCAGCGAGGGCGAGGGGGAGGCGGCCAGCgccgggcacagcccccccGGGCAGCCTGGCACGGCCTGGCACGGCCCGGGCAGCCACGGGCAGCACGGCGAGGTGACCGTCAGAACACCACGGGTGAACTGCCCCGAGAAGGTG atcatctgcctggacctggcCGAGGAGATGGCAGTGCCCAAACTGGAGTCCTTCAATGg GTGCCGCAGCAATGCCCTGACGGTGGCCCAGAAGATGATCGAGATGTTCGTCAGGACCAAACACAAAATCGACAAAAGCCACGAGTTCGCCCTGGTGGTGGTGAACAACGATGCCACCTGG CTCTCGGGGTTCACGTCAGACCCACGTGAGGTTTGCAGCTGCCTCTACGACCTGGACACTGTCGTGTGCCAGTCCTTCA ATCTGGATGGGCTCTTCAACCTCAT CCAGCAGAAGGTGGAGCTGCCGGTGACCGACAATGTCCAGACCATCCCCCCGCCCTTCGTGGTCAGAACCATCCTGGTGTTTGGGCGCCCGCGCTGCCAGCCCCACTTCTGTGGGGGCGAGCACGTCAAG aagctgctgcagtgcccctATTTCTTCTTCGACGTCGTTTACATCCACAACGGGGTGGATGAAAAGGAAGACGAGAGCAGCTGGAAG gacatGTTCGGGTTTTTCGGCAGCCTGGACACCAAAGGCACCAACTACAAGTACGAGGTGGCCCTGGCGGGGCCGGCGCTGGAGCTGCACAACTGCATGGCCAAGCTGCTGGCGCATCCCCTGCAGCGGCCCTGCCAGAGCCACGCACACTACGGGCTGCTGGACGGCGGGGACAGCCCCGAGGGGGAGGCCACCAACTGA
- the BABAM1 gene encoding BRISC and BRCA1-A complex member 1 isoform X2 — translation MVAAGHPKGLQLPAALPRRHFRRSPSGGERGPRHREPPGLGSQPHSTPKPADFGVPAAAHPPVLGCQPRSFGMDTSEPGSAAEDEEEKVPEVRPRTRSNPEGAEDRAPSGPGSVGSRGEAPGNRGEAPGNRGEAPGNRSEGEGEAASAGHSPPGQPGTAWHGPGSHGQHGEVTVRTPRVNCPEKVIICLDLAEEMAVPKLESFNGCRSNALTVAQKMIEMFVRTKHKIDKSHEFALVVVNNDATWLSGFTSDPREVCSCLYDLDTVVCQSFNLDGLFNLIQQKVELPVTDNVQTIPPPFVVRTILVFGRPRCQPHFCGGEHVKLLQCPYFFFDVVYIHNGVDEKEDESSWKDMFGFFGSLDTKGTNYKYEVALAGPALELHNCMAKLLAHPLQRPCQSHAHYGLLDGGDSPEGEATN, via the exons ATGGTGGCGGCGGGGCATCCAAAGGGACTACAACTCCCAGCAGCCCTTCCGCGGCGCCATTTCCGGCGGAGCCCGAGCGGCGGTGAGCG GGGTCCCAGGCACAGAGAACCCCCAGGTTTGGGGTCCCAGCCTCACAGCACCCCCAAACCcgctgattttggggtgccaGCCGCAGCACACCCCCCGGTTTTGGGGTGCCAGCCCCGCAGTTTCGGGATGGACACGTCGGAGCCGGGCAGCGCGGccgaggatgaggaggagaaggTTCCAGAAGTTCGGCCCCGCACCCGCTCCAACCCCGAAGGCGCCGAGGACCGAGCCCCGAgcgggccaggcagcgtgggcAGCCGGGGAGAGGCCCCGGGGAACCGGGGAGAGGCTCCGGGGAACCGGGGAGAGGCTCCGGGGAACCGCAGCGAGGGCGAGGGGGAGGCGGCCAGCgccgggcacagcccccccGGGCAGCCTGGCACGGCCTGGCACGGCCCGGGCAGCCACGGGCAGCACGGCGAGGTGACCGTCAGAACACCACGGGTGAACTGCCCCGAGAAGGTG atcatctgcctggacctggcCGAGGAGATGGCAGTGCCCAAACTGGAGTCCTTCAATGg GTGCCGCAGCAATGCCCTGACGGTGGCCCAGAAGATGATCGAGATGTTCGTCAGGACCAAACACAAAATCGACAAAAGCCACGAGTTCGCCCTGGTGGTGGTGAACAACGATGCCACCTGG CTCTCGGGGTTCACGTCAGACCCACGTGAGGTTTGCAGCTGCCTCTACGACCTGGACACTGTCGTGTGCCAGTCCTTCA ATCTGGATGGGCTCTTCAACCTCAT CCAGCAGAAGGTGGAGCTGCCGGTGACCGACAATGTCCAGACCATCCCCCCGCCCTTCGTGGTCAGAACCATCCTGGTGTTTGGGCGCCCGCGCTGCCAGCCCCACTTCTGTGGGGGCGAGCACGTCAAG ctgctgcagtgcccctATTTCTTCTTCGACGTCGTTTACATCCACAACGGGGTGGATGAAAAGGAAGACGAGAGCAGCTGGAAG gacatGTTCGGGTTTTTCGGCAGCCTGGACACCAAAGGCACCAACTACAAGTACGAGGTGGCCCTGGCGGGGCCGGCGCTGGAGCTGCACAACTGCATGGCCAAGCTGCTGGCGCATCCCCTGCAGCGGCCCTGCCAGAGCCACGCACACTACGGGCTGCTGGACGGCGGGGACAGCCCCGAGGGGGAGGCCACCAACTGA
- the BABAM1 gene encoding BRISC and BRCA1-A complex member 1 isoform X6, which translates to MVAAGHPKGLQLPAALPRRHFRRSPSGGERGPRHREPPGLGSQPHSTPKPADFGVPAAAHPPVLGCQPRSFGMDTSEPGSAAEDEEEKVPEVRPRTRSNPEGAEDRAPSGPGSVGSRGEAPGNRGEAPGNRGEAPGNRSEGEGEAASAGHSPPGQPGTAWHGPGSHGQHGEVTVRTPRVNCPEKVIICLDLAEEMAVPKLESFNGCRSNALTVAQKMIEMFVRTKHKIDKSHEFALVVVNNDATWPAEGGAAGDRQCPDHPPALRGQNHPGVWAPALPAPLLWGRARQAAAVPLFLLRRRLHPQRGG; encoded by the exons ATGGTGGCGGCGGGGCATCCAAAGGGACTACAACTCCCAGCAGCCCTTCCGCGGCGCCATTTCCGGCGGAGCCCGAGCGGCGGTGAGCG GGGTCCCAGGCACAGAGAACCCCCAGGTTTGGGGTCCCAGCCTCACAGCACCCCCAAACCcgctgattttggggtgccaGCCGCAGCACACCCCCCGGTTTTGGGGTGCCAGCCCCGCAGTTTCGGGATGGACACGTCGGAGCCGGGCAGCGCGGccgaggatgaggaggagaaggTTCCAGAAGTTCGGCCCCGCACCCGCTCCAACCCCGAAGGCGCCGAGGACCGAGCCCCGAgcgggccaggcagcgtgggcAGCCGGGGAGAGGCCCCGGGGAACCGGGGAGAGGCTCCGGGGAACCGGGGAGAGGCTCCGGGGAACCGCAGCGAGGGCGAGGGGGAGGCGGCCAGCgccgggcacagcccccccGGGCAGCCTGGCACGGCCTGGCACGGCCCGGGCAGCCACGGGCAGCACGGCGAGGTGACCGTCAGAACACCACGGGTGAACTGCCCCGAGAAGGTG atcatctgcctggacctggcCGAGGAGATGGCAGTGCCCAAACTGGAGTCCTTCAATGg GTGCCGCAGCAATGCCCTGACGGTGGCCCAGAAGATGATCGAGATGTTCGTCAGGACCAAACACAAAATCGACAAAAGCCACGAGTTCGCCCTGGTGGTGGTGAACAACGATGCCACCTGG CCAGCAGAAGGTGGAGCTGCCGGTGACCGACAATGTCCAGACCATCCCCCCGCCCTTCGTGGTCAGAACCATCCTGGTGTTTGGGCGCCCGCGCTGCCAGCCCCACTTCTGTGGGGGCGAGCACGTCAAG ctgctgcagtgcccctATTTCTTCTTCGACGTCGTTTACATCCACAACGGGGTGGATGA
- the PLVAP gene encoding plasmalemma vesicle-associated protein, with the protein MEKSSFAMAKFGLEHKEAMPKRDCGFYLKYIFLFTSLIQFLIILGLVLFMVYGNAQAGTDTHLRLLEEQVQSHYRRIVALGATNANLSRTLNATLKDRDKVQGMALKVQRELEKCNSSQASSSIPQLRELLFWQVRLTECQVVTTLINSTCTAEKLQLQRQLDQASSSKRTVEDSRKQSQAELTKATQERDKCQQDLQSTRTEGHLSRMELEVQKQHCSSLQSDVSEKILRVLDLAKQYQCKEAEKELGQIRERVEELLRRQKERDSLFMWRSSCELSVQQCRHNCSRDTRELQQRIQGLEKHQKDGEEERKRLQADKEKVGKELEEKRKAAAAMEESLRQQLGVCMGTKMSHLDLPGSRGLGSSARSGSFPGTGAYMELLKNPATLGTMGGMQNPAEIQQMLQLMEQYAATLKNASG; encoded by the exons atggagaagagcagctttGCAATGGCCAAGTTCGGGCTGGAGCACAAGGAGGCGATGCCGAAGCGCGACTGCGGTTTTTACCTCAAGTACATTTTCCTTTTCACCTCGCTGATCCAATTCCTGATCATCCTGGGGCTCGTGCTCTTCATGGTGTACGGGAACGCCCAGGCGGGCACCGACACCCACCtgaggctgctggaggagcaggtgCAGAGCCACTACCGCAGGATTGTCGCCCTGGGTGCCACCAACGCCAACCTGAGCCGCACGCTCAACGCCACCCTGAAGGACAGGGACAAGGTGCAGGGGATGGCGCTGAAGgtgcagagggagctggagaagtgTAACAGCAGCCAGGCCTCCAGCAGCATCCCGCAG CTGCGGGAGCTCCTGTTCTGGCAGGTGAGGCTGACTGAGTGCCAGGTGGTCACCACCCTCATCAACAGCACCTGCACCG ctgagaagctgcagctgcagcggCAGCTGGACCAGGCCAGCTCGTCCAAGAGAACCGTGGAGGACAGCAGGAAGCAGAGCCAGGCCGAGCTGACCAAAGCCACCCAGGAGAGGGAcaagtgccagcaggacctgcaGAGCACCAGGACCGAGGGCCACCTgagcaggatggagctggaagTGCAGAaacagcactgcagctccctgcagagcgaCGTGAGCGAGAAAATCCTGAGGGTTTTGGATCTGGCCAAGCAATATCAGTGCAAAGAGGCCgagaaggagctggggcagatccgGGAGCGCGTGGAGGAGCTGCTGCGGCGGCAGAAGGAGCGCGACTCGCTCTTCatgtggaggagcagctgcGAGCTGAGCGTGCAGCAGTGCCGCCACAACTGCTCCCGGGACACgcgggagctgcagcagaggatccaggggctggagaaGCACCAGAAGGACGGcgaggaggagaggaagaggctGCAGGCGGACAAGGAGAAggtggggaaggagctggaggagaagaggaaggcGGCAGCGGCAATGGAGGAGtcgctgaggcagcagctcggGGTCTGCATGGGAACCAag ATGTCCCACCTGGACCTGCCAGGCTCGCGggggctgggcagctctgcccgcTCGGGCTCCTTCCCTGGCACGGGTGCCTACATGGAGCTCCTGAAGAACCCGGCCACCCTGGGAACCATGG gaGGAATGCAGAACCCAGCGGAGATCCAGCAGATGCTGCAGCTGATGGAGCAGTACGCGGCCACCCTGAAGAACGCcag CGGATAA